Part of the Paludisphaera borealis genome, CAAGGTCGCCTGGTTGGACGACATCCCAGTCAGCCGCTGGCCGTTGCGGATCGAGTCCGGCAGGTCCTTGCCGTTCATCTGGTTCAGCAGCGGCTTGTGGTCGAACAGGTCGAGCTGCGACGGGCCGCCGCTCATGAACAGGTAGATCACCCGCTTGGCCTTGGGCGCGAAATGCGGCTGGGCCAGCACCCCGCGATACGCCGGATCGATCGCGTCGACCGGCTTCGAACGATCGGCCCCCCGCGCCGGCGTCGTTAGCGACTCGCCCATCAGGCTCGCCAGCGCCGCGCCTCCCAGCCCGAGGCTGGTCCTCGAAAAGAAGTGCCGCCGATTCCCGCGCAGTCCGGGGTCGTTCAGGAAGTCCATGAGCGCTCGCCTCGCTGTTGGGGGAGGGCGAAAAGGGGTCGAGGCCGGACTTCCAGCTTAACCACTAGCTGCGCTCGGAGGAAGACGAGGCGTCAACGCGACCCGGTCGATCGCCAGGGGAAGTCGGCGGCCTGGTGAACCACGCCCGTCTTCTTGTCCTGGACGAACACGGCGAGCCGAAGCTTCTCGCGCTTCCATGAAGGCTCGATGATCAACGGGAACCGTTGCGTCGCCGGCGACTTGCCGTCGAGCTCGATGAACTCGTATTTCGTCAGCCGAGCCGGGTAGCGCGCGACGAGCGATTTGCCCGCGTTCTCGCCCGAGGGGACGTTGGTGGTCACGCCGTCCTCGCGGAGCACGGCGCAGACCAGGAGCGGCGTCTTCTCGACCCGCGTCGACCGGCTCGACACCGTGATCGCGGCCATTCCCGTGAGCCCGTCCGGCTTGACGTCGAGTGCGACGTCGAGCCCCACGCCGGGCTTCTTCGCCAGCGCCTTGCGGATCGCCGCCTCGGCCCCGGTGGGGTCCCGGCCGTTGACCGACTGCTCGCCGTCGATCATCAACATCGGCGTGTAGTAAAGGCCGTACTCGGCGTTCTTGGGCTTCTTGTAGAGTTCGTTGTACGTCGCCTGCCGCTGGCTGTAGAGCGGGTCGGAGAACACGTCCTTCCACGGGTCGTTAAAGTAGTCGACGTGGAAGGCGATCGGCACGATGCGCTCGTTCTTCTCGCCGAGTGCCCCGAGGATCTTCTCGGCCGTCGGGCACATGTCGCACCCCTGCGAGGTGTACAGCTCGACGAGCACCATCCGCTTCGAGCCGTCCGGCTCATCGGCCCCCTCGGCCCGACCCAGGCCGAACGCGATCAACAACGGCGCCGCCAGCGCAAGGAACTTCGTCCGACGACGCATGAAGAAGACTCCCTTCCCAATCGCCACGCACGCACGATTCGCGACGGCGAGGATTTTGAGGATTACGACGGCCGCTCATAAGACGACCCTCGCCGCCCGCATATTCGCTCGTCGCCGCTCACGGCGCCGTCAACCGCCGACCGATCCGGCCAAACGGCGGAGGCCGGCGGTGGGGCCGTCGGGGGCGCCGTAGATGGACGAGCCGGCGACGAAGACGCGCGCGCCGGCGGCGATCAGGCGGGGGGCGGAGTCCTGGTCGACGCCGCCGTCGACTTCCAGCTCGCAGTCGGGATTCACCGAGTCGATCATCCGGCGGATCGCGGCGATCTTGGCGAGGGTGCCGGGCAGGAACGACTGGCCGCCGAAGCCCGGGTTCACGGTCATCGCCAGGACGAGGTCGAGTTCGGGGAGAATCTCCTCGAGCATGACCGCCGGGGTCGCCGGGTTGATCGCCACGCCGGCCTTGCGCCCGAGCTTTTGGATATGCTGAATCGTCCGGTTGAGGTGCGTCGCCCCCTCGACGTGGACGATCAGCGAATCGGCGCCGGCCTCGGCGAAGGCGTCGAGGAAGTCGTCGGGCTTGGCGATCATCAGGTGGACTTCCAGCGGCAGCCTCGTGACGGGTCTCAGCCACTTCACCAGCACCGGGCCGAACGTGATGTTGGGGACGAAACAGCCGTCCATCACGTCGACGTGAATCCGATCCGCGCCGGCCGCCTCGACCTCCTTCACCTGCTCGGCCAGCCTCGACAGGTCGGCCGAGAGGATGGACGGGGCGATCTTGATGGCGCTGTCGGCGTTTCGAGGGATCATCGCGGGTGAGGCTCCAGGTTCCGTCGTCGAGGTTAAAAGCGTGAAGGATGCTCGCGCGTCAGGAGATCTTGGCGACGAGCAGGGTCTGGTCGTCGTGCGGGTCGAGGTTATCGGTGAACCGGCTGATGCCCGCGACGATGGCGTCGACGATCTGCGAGGCCGACATGTTGCAGCCGGCGAGGATGCCGTCGAGCCGATCGGAGGTGAACTGCTCGCTCTTGCCGTTCATGGCTTCGGTGATGCCGTCGGTGTAGAGCACCAGGATGTCGCCGGGGCTGAAGGTCACCTTCGACTCGGCGTATTCGAGGTCCTCGAACAGCCCGAGCGGCGGCCCGCCGACGTCTTCGATCGAGAGCACGACGCCCTGCGAGCACTTGCGGAGCCGGGGCGGGTTGTGCCCGGCGCAACTGTAGGTGAACTCGCGCTTCGCCGGGTCGTAAATGCCGTAGAACGCGGTGACGAATACCTCGTTCTCGGCGGTGTACTGCGACGCGAGCCGCTGGTTGACGTGCTTGAGCAGGGCGGACGGCGGGTCGGGGCTGCCGGGGTGTCCGTGGGTGAGGCTGTGGAGGATCGCCATCATGACGGCGGCGGGGGTGCCGTGGCCGCTGACGTCGGCGATCAGGAAGCCCCAACGGCCGCCGGGAAGCTCAAAGAAGTCGTAGTAGTCGCCGCCGGCCCACTGCGAGGTCCGGTAGTACGTCGCCAGCTCGACGCCGGGGATCTTGGGGAGCGTCTTGGGCAGCAGCGAGCGCTGGATGTCGGCGACGACCCGCAGCTCGCGGTCGACGATCTCGTAGGCGCGCTTCAACTCCTCGCTGAGGACGAGGTTCTGGGTGGCGCGGCCGAACAGGCTGCTGAGCCAGACGCGCTCGGGGAACTTGTCGCGCTCCCACGCGCCGGGCTCTTTCCGCAACGTCACGACCATGTTGAGCCCGACGCCGCGGTCGAAATGGGGGACCGCCATGAGCGATCGGAAGCCGTTGAGGTATTCGAACGCCGGGTCGTCGGGCGAGAGCAGCGGGGTGATGTCGTCGATGATCCGGGGTTCGTCGCCGTAGAGCAGGTCGCCGAGCAGGCCCCCTTCAAGGAGCGGGAGCAGTTCCTTCTGCTTCCACGGGTCGATGGTCTCGGTCCAGGTGCTCGACCGGGTGATCCGGTACTTGGGGAACTCCAGCCCCCGGCGGCTGAGCGAGATCCAGCGATCCGACGGCATCATCTGGCGGACCCGCCGGCCGTAGCCGGCGACCATGGCCTGCGGATCGGTGTGCGTGCTCATCTCACGCATCGTCTCGGTGATCGCCGCCAGCCGCTCCAGCCAGTCTTCCGGGGCCGTGGCGGCGATCGCCGGCCCGGCCTCAATCGCTTGGGCCGACACGGCCGGGCTTTCGGTGGGAGTCATGGGGTGTTCTCGCATCGGGCGATCAAGCTCGTGATTCAAACGGTCCACATCGCACCATTCTACACGCTGAGTCGAGAAGGAAAGAATCCCGACGGTCGTCGGCGTCGTCCGACTGGGGAGGTTTCGAGGCGGTTGGGCCGCGAATGGACAATAAGACAGACCGTCGCGAGCATGCCTTCTCCCACAAGGGGAGAAGGGAATTCGGCTTCAGCCTGTCCGCCACCCATCAACAAACATCGCTAATCCGCGCGCCGCTTATACAGGTCCTCGGCGACGGCCCGGAGGGCGGCCTCGGCGCGCGGACCGCCGATGTTGGTGAGCACCACAAGGGCGAAATCGCGTTGGGGATTGATCCAGATGTGCGCGAGGTTCTTGGTGTTGGAGCCGCCGTGGTAGAGCAGGGGCTCCTTCGACCAGGGGACGGTCATCTCGCCCATGCCCAGGCCGTAGCGGCCCAGGGCCGGGGTGCCGGGAGGGGCGTCTTTCTTGGCCGGAATCGTGACGGCCATCGCGTGCAGTTTGGCGAGCGTGTCGGGCTTCACCAGGGCCGGCCCGCGCTTGCCGCCGCCGGCGTGCCATCCGGCCCATCGGGCGAAGTCGAGCGCCGACATGTGCGCGGTCCCGGCCGGGCCGATGACGAGCGGGTTGTCGCCGTTCGGGCCGGCGAGGAACGCCTTCACCTTGCCGTCGACCTCGACGTGGCCGAGCGGCGCGTCGACCCGGCCGACCGTGCTCTGCGGGCCGAGGCCCGCCGTCTTCAGGCCGAGCGGTTCGAAGACGCGCTCCGTCACCAACTCCTCCCACGTCTTGCCCGCGATCCGTTCGACGGCCGAACCCGCGAACAGGTAATTCATGTTCGCATAGGCGAATTTCTCGCCGGGCTTCGCCGCGAGCGGTCGCTTCGCGTACTCGCGGACGATCCCGTAGCGCAGCTCGTCGAGATTGCCGTCTTGAGTCAGCGATCCGCCGAGCAGCTTATCGAACGCCTCGTCGTCGCCCGGGACGCCGCTGGTGTGCGACAAGAGCTGCGTCAGCGTCACCGTCCTCAGGCGGGCGTCCATCGTACCGGCCAGCTCCGGGAAGAGTTCGGCGACGGTCGAATCCCATCGCAGCTTCCCCTCGTCGACGAGCATCCCGGCCAGGAGCGCGGTCATCGCCTTGGTGTCGGACCCCAGGTGGAACCGATCGTCGCGCGTCACCGGAATGTCGGCCCCGACCCGCCGCGTGCCGACCGCCCCCGACGCGACGATCACGCCGTCTTTGATCACGGCGGCCGCCAGCGCGGGGACCTTGTGCCGCTCAAGATGCGGCGTCAGGATCGCGTCGAGCGATTCCCCCTCGCCGCCGCGCGACGGCGTCCCCGACACGAGACTCAATGCCAGAATCAACGCGGCGTGTGGCTTCATGACGTGGCCCTTGGGAAACGAGAGCGGTTCGCGTTTGGATTGCACACACCCGGTGTGCGCCGGAGGCCCGTATTACCGTAGGGGCGCCCCTTGTGGGTGCCCGAATCGCGAGGGCGATCCTGTTTTCCAACGTGGATC contains:
- a CDS encoding DUF1223 domain-containing protein, with product MRRRTKFLALAAPLLIAFGLGRAEGADEPDGSKRMVLVELYTSQGCDMCPTAEKILGALGEKNERIVPIAFHVDYFNDPWKDVFSDPLYSQRQATYNELYKKPKNAEYGLYYTPMLMIDGEQSVNGRDPTGAEAAIRKALAKKPGVGLDVALDVKPDGLTGMAAITVSSRSTRVEKTPLLVCAVLREDGVTTNVPSGENAGKSLVARYPARLTKYEFIELDGKSPATQRFPLIIEPSWKREKLRLAVFVQDKKTGVVHQAADFPWRSTGSR
- the rpe gene encoding ribulose-phosphate 3-epimerase, which gives rise to MIPRNADSAIKIAPSILSADLSRLAEQVKEVEAAGADRIHVDVMDGCFVPNITFGPVLVKWLRPVTRLPLEVHLMIAKPDDFLDAFAEAGADSLIVHVEGATHLNRTIQHIQKLGRKAGVAINPATPAVMLEEILPELDLVLAMTVNPGFGGQSFLPGTLAKIAAIRRMIDSVNPDCELEVDGGVDQDSAPRLIAAGARVFVAGSSIYGAPDGPTAGLRRLAGSVGG
- a CDS encoding serine hydrolase domain-containing protein; its protein translation is MKPHAALILALSLVSGTPSRGGEGESLDAILTPHLERHKVPALAAAVIKDGVIVASGAVGTRRVGADIPVTRDDRFHLGSDTKAMTALLAGMLVDEGKLRWDSTVAELFPELAGTMDARLRTVTLTQLLSHTSGVPGDDEAFDKLLGGSLTQDGNLDELRYGIVREYAKRPLAAKPGEKFAYANMNYLFAGSAVERIAGKTWEELVTERVFEPLGLKTAGLGPQSTVGRVDAPLGHVEVDGKVKAFLAGPNGDNPLVIGPAGTAHMSALDFARWAGWHAGGGKRGPALVKPDTLAKLHAMAVTIPAKKDAPPGTPALGRYGLGMGEMTVPWSKEPLLYHGGSNTKNLAHIWINPQRDFALVVLTNIGGPRAEAALRAVAEDLYKRRAD
- a CDS encoding PP2C family protein-serine/threonine phosphatase, giving the protein MTPTESPAVSAQAIEAGPAIAATAPEDWLERLAAITETMREMSTHTDPQAMVAGYGRRVRQMMPSDRWISLSRRGLEFPKYRITRSSTWTETIDPWKQKELLPLLEGGLLGDLLYGDEPRIIDDITPLLSPDDPAFEYLNGFRSLMAVPHFDRGVGLNMVVTLRKEPGAWERDKFPERVWLSSLFGRATQNLVLSEELKRAYEIVDRELRVVADIQRSLLPKTLPKIPGVELATYYRTSQWAGGDYYDFFELPGGRWGFLIADVSGHGTPAAVMMAILHSLTHGHPGSPDPPSALLKHVNQRLASQYTAENEVFVTAFYGIYDPAKREFTYSCAGHNPPRLRKCSQGVVLSIEDVGGPPLGLFEDLEYAESKVTFSPGDILVLYTDGITEAMNGKSEQFTSDRLDGILAGCNMSASQIVDAIVAGISRFTDNLDPHDDQTLLVAKIS